A portion of the Adhaeribacter radiodurans genome contains these proteins:
- a CDS encoding DoxX family membrane protein, with the protein MDGLRILLGIFLFVKGITFLEYSSDVLYIFSSDQEVLSLKNTSLITSTVHIVGGLMIALGCLTRFWLLC; encoded by the coding sequence ATGGATGGCTTACGCATTTTACTGGGGATCTTTCTTTTTGTTAAAGGTATTACCTTTTTAGAATACTCCAGCGATGTGTTGTATATATTCAGCTCCGACCAAGAAGTATTATCCTTGAAAAATACCTCCCTGATCACCAGCACTGTTCATATAGTAGGCGGGCTGATGATTGCCCTAGGTTGTTTAACGCGCTTTTGGCTTCTCTGTTAG
- a CDS encoding aryl-sulfate sulfotransferase yields the protein MKKIHLLLLLLICLLVSSCGAEKKDATKEVTNKKTIAAKDRNMFGLGIPRGLTLNSEGLTEGYVMFAVPNSASVYLINRKGQVVHEWKGNYNVLGAYLGKDGSLVQNAADPDFPVFAGGGENGRIQKISWDNKLTWDFEYANEESHAHHDFAVMPNGNILAIAWEAKTLQEVLAAGRKPKLTPKAGLWPDKIVEIEPQGKHGGKIVWEWHIWDHLIQDYDSKKANYGNPADHPELLNFNTGDSIPPLISQDSLDVLIAMGKERRNNTPENMQSDVYHVNAVKYNPELNQIAFSSPNLCEIFIIDHSTTTKEAAGHTGGRWGKGGDFLYRWGNPLNYHRGDSTDQKLFHQHDVRWIEKGKPGTGNLTVFNNDIHNRDSLNYSAIYEIAPPVDKNGNYLLEKGKPYGPEKPVWTYIAPDSVSFWGSFISGAHRMNNGNTFIDEGPKGRYFEVTKEGKIVWQYLNPYRGEIRKPNGDPNPLMPMVFSGFRGTFIPADHPALVNRKLEPVNPQPTAFVMPSPPQSVKK from the coding sequence ATGAAAAAGATCCACTTACTACTCCTGCTTTTAATCTGTTTACTAGTGTCTTCCTGCGGGGCCGAAAAGAAAGATGCAACCAAAGAAGTAACCAATAAAAAAACAATTGCTGCAAAAGATAGAAATATGTTCGGCCTTGGCATCCCGCGCGGGTTAACGTTAAACTCGGAAGGCTTAACCGAAGGTTATGTGATGTTTGCCGTTCCTAATTCTGCCTCCGTTTACCTTATTAACCGAAAGGGCCAGGTAGTACACGAATGGAAAGGAAATTATAATGTGTTGGGGGCTTACTTAGGTAAAGACGGATCGCTGGTACAAAATGCTGCGGATCCAGATTTCCCGGTGTTTGCTGGTGGTGGAGAAAACGGAAGAATACAAAAAATTTCTTGGGACAATAAATTAACCTGGGACTTTGAATACGCGAATGAAGAATCTCACGCCCACCATGATTTCGCAGTAATGCCTAATGGAAACATATTAGCTATTGCCTGGGAAGCAAAAACCCTTCAGGAAGTTCTGGCTGCGGGCAGAAAACCAAAACTAACTCCCAAAGCTGGCCTTTGGCCCGATAAAATAGTAGAGATTGAACCACAAGGCAAACATGGTGGTAAAATCGTTTGGGAGTGGCATATCTGGGATCATTTAATTCAGGATTATGATTCTAAGAAAGCTAACTATGGCAACCCGGCAGACCACCCGGAATTATTAAATTTTAATACAGGAGATTCCATACCTCCCCTCATTTCCCAGGATAGCCTGGATGTTTTGATAGCCATGGGAAAGGAAAGGAGAAATAATACCCCTGAGAATATGCAATCTGATGTGTATCATGTTAATGCGGTTAAGTATAACCCGGAGTTGAACCAGATTGCTTTTAGTTCCCCTAATTTATGTGAAATCTTTATTATAGACCATAGTACTACCACGAAAGAAGCCGCTGGCCACACCGGTGGTCGCTGGGGCAAAGGAGGCGATTTCCTTTATCGTTGGGGCAATCCACTAAATTATCACCGGGGAGATTCTACGGATCAGAAATTATTTCACCAGCATGATGTTCGCTGGATTGAGAAAGGAAAGCCGGGGACAGGTAACCTAACCGTATTTAATAATGATATCCACAACCGCGACAGCCTGAACTATTCTGCAATTTATGAAATAGCTCCGCCTGTTGATAAAAATGGCAATTACCTTTTAGAAAAAGGAAAGCCTTATGGCCCCGAAAAACCAGTATGGACATACATAGCTCCAGATAGTGTTTCCTTTTGGGGTAGTTTTATTTCGGGTGCGCACCGAATGAACAACGGAAATACCTTTATCGACGAAGGTCCAAAAGGGCGTTATTTTGAGGTGACTAAAGAAGGTAAAATCGTTTGGCAATATTTAAATCCATACCGTGGTGAAATCCGGAAGCCAAACGGTGATCCTAATCCTTTAATGCCAATGGTTTTTAGTGGTTTCCGGGGCACATTTATTCCGGCAGATCACCCCGCCTTAGTCAATCGTAAATTGGAACCAGTAAATCCCCAACCAACTGCATTTGTTATGCCTTCCCCACCACAAAGTGTTAAAAAATAA
- a CDS encoding MFS transporter produces the protein MFTNTQATTVINKQLKLKFTLLLVSSLTIMSVITISPALPQMTLAFSAVKNAAFLVKLVLTLPALMIAIFSPITGYLIDRYGRLRILWFSLALYAISGAGGFFLNNLYHLLLSRAALGIAVGMSMPIVITLIADYFEGLERQKFVGLQIAFMSLGGILFIGLGGILTDFGWKYPFLIYLFALLVLPLSMMYLPEPAVVGKNNQFNQHLKAPRQIWLLCLNTMIMWVLFFLIPVQIPFHLKAIGIEKNSLIGAAIAISTAFSAASSFSYSKIKEHFSSLTIFSLGYLLMAAGFICISVSNSYLLVILAMMLSGLGMGMMIPNTNMWVMKIAPPEIRGKEIGKLTTFWFLGQFLSPIIIYPVLTMLSISSTFMLASGFLFLLSISFLIFQFSITGKSVSPKPVG, from the coding sequence ATGTTCACCAACACGCAAGCTACAACTGTGATAAATAAGCAATTGAAGTTGAAGTTCACTTTACTTTTGGTGAGTAGTCTGACCATTATGTCGGTTATTACCATTTCGCCGGCCTTACCCCAAATGACCCTCGCATTCTCAGCTGTAAAAAATGCAGCGTTCCTGGTTAAATTAGTATTAACGCTGCCGGCCTTAATGATTGCCATCTTCTCCCCAATTACCGGCTATCTGATTGACCGCTACGGCAGATTGCGTATTTTGTGGTTTTCACTGGCGCTATATGCTATTTCCGGTGCAGGCGGCTTTTTCCTGAATAATCTTTATCACCTCCTCTTATCCAGAGCAGCACTTGGTATAGCAGTAGGTATGTCTATGCCCATTGTAATTACCCTGATTGCGGACTACTTTGAAGGCCTGGAGCGCCAGAAATTTGTTGGCTTACAAATAGCGTTTATGTCTTTAGGCGGAATTTTGTTTATTGGGCTAGGCGGAATTTTAACAGACTTCGGCTGGAAATATCCGTTTCTTATTTATTTGTTTGCCCTTCTGGTACTTCCATTGAGTATGATGTATTTGCCCGAGCCGGCAGTTGTTGGGAAAAATAATCAGTTTAACCAGCACCTAAAAGCACCCCGCCAAATCTGGCTATTGTGCTTGAATACTATGATTATGTGGGTACTTTTCTTTTTAATACCGGTGCAAATACCCTTTCACCTGAAAGCCATTGGGATTGAAAAGAATTCGTTGATAGGTGCAGCTATTGCCATCAGCACAGCCTTTTCGGCAGCTTCATCTTTTTCCTATTCTAAAATCAAGGAGCACTTTAGTTCCCTTACTATATTTTCTTTGGGATACTTACTTATGGCTGCCGGATTTATCTGTATTTCTGTTTCTAACTCCTATCTATTGGTAATTTTAGCCATGATGTTATCAGGTCTGGGCATGGGAATGATGATTCCCAATACTAATATGTGGGTAATGAAAATTGCTCCGCCGGAAATTAGAGGGAAAGAAATCGGCAAGCTAACCACCTTTTGGTTCTTGGGCCAGTTCTTATCGCCCATTATTATTTACCCGGTTTTAACCATGCTTTCCATTTCCTCTACCTTTATGCTGGCCTCAGGATTTCTTTTCCTGCTTTCTATCAGCTTCCTAATTTTTCAATTTAGTATAACCGGAAAATCAGTTTCTCCAAAGCCAGTTGGATAA